The proteins below come from a single Lujinxingia sediminis genomic window:
- a CDS encoding MSCRAMM family protein, with protein MMSPLSKRLSLMMLVGALAGGPVACSDTTDEHPNTEVPDAGEPDAELDADPDPDVDPDGGEQVETRALPLSLKVQDEVGMPIAGASVIYQGQAHLTDLGGQVLIEPAAGAETMIVQIEAEGYAPSSAERPVVEAAEGQQMSALVRLLALGEALSFDAEAPATLEVRGVRINLPANALVDGEGNPVVGQAEMTFAGIEPSSDDLRFMPGPLIGVPTEGDPVDLLSVYMADITFWQNGEKLQLAEGIEADLEFPISEAFSGYAAGDTIPFWSFDLEQARWIYESECEVVAGDRLVASCQAGHFSWWNVDKPLETRNCVEVTVIDSESGEPIPGATIEGEAQNYLGRVAPFGATDAQGKTCVDFMRAGTIELSALHSYYYQDADGPLTVVGNTTAANCQSEEGGECHQITIEMSNARSCLSGTVVDENAAPVAGAPVYGLYEMTTGPGSVIAESGADGTYCLDLPPVDEVELLSVHEGTAAQAIISLDPDAFTEAVCGSEGCEDAGELVLESGATTCVEGSLNSYTTQDNEYVGVPRADQPVYIYLGEVHRTCGPGINPEDRGQILAQGITDADGGFALDLPLMTDVQVTVVIGECHEQFGAECLAFGNQGSGSVIFELQGIETSVEDGGCQALGEFSTPPMCYQD; from the coding sequence ATGATGAGCCCTCTTTCGAAACGTTTAAGCCTGATGATGCTGGTCGGTGCGCTGGCCGGTGGACCGGTGGCCTGCTCGGACACCACCGATGAACACCCCAACACCGAGGTTCCCGATGCCGGTGAGCCCGACGCCGAGCTGGATGCTGACCCTGATCCCGACGTCGATCCCGACGGCGGTGAGCAGGTCGAGACCCGCGCGCTTCCCCTCTCTCTGAAGGTCCAGGATGAGGTGGGCATGCCGATCGCCGGCGCCAGCGTGATCTACCAGGGCCAGGCCCACCTCACCGACCTCGGCGGCCAGGTGCTCATCGAGCCGGCGGCCGGCGCCGAAACCATGATCGTGCAGATCGAGGCCGAAGGCTACGCCCCCTCCAGCGCCGAGCGCCCTGTGGTGGAAGCGGCCGAGGGTCAGCAGATGAGCGCGCTGGTGCGTCTGCTGGCCCTGGGAGAGGCGCTGAGCTTTGATGCCGAAGCTCCCGCCACCCTGGAGGTCCGCGGCGTCCGCATCAACCTTCCTGCCAACGCCCTGGTCGACGGGGAGGGCAACCCCGTGGTGGGCCAGGCCGAGATGACCTTCGCCGGCATCGAGCCCTCCAGCGATGACCTGCGCTTTATGCCCGGACCGCTCATCGGGGTGCCCACCGAGGGCGATCCGGTGGATCTTTTGAGCGTCTATATGGCCGACATCACCTTCTGGCAGAATGGCGAGAAGCTGCAGCTGGCCGAGGGCATCGAGGCCGATCTGGAGTTTCCGATCTCGGAGGCTTTCTCGGGCTATGCGGCCGGCGACACGATCCCCTTCTGGAGCTTTGATCTGGAGCAGGCCCGCTGGATCTACGAGAGCGAGTGCGAGGTTGTTGCCGGCGATCGCCTGGTAGCCTCCTGTCAGGCCGGGCACTTCAGCTGGTGGAACGTCGACAAGCCTCTGGAGACGCGTAACTGCGTGGAGGTCACCGTCATCGACTCCGAGTCTGGCGAGCCCATCCCCGGCGCGACCATTGAGGGCGAGGCCCAGAACTACCTGGGCCGCGTCGCTCCCTTTGGCGCCACCGACGCCCAGGGCAAGACCTGCGTGGACTTTATGCGGGCGGGAACGATCGAGCTCAGCGCGCTGCACTCCTACTACTACCAGGATGCCGACGGCCCGCTGACGGTGGTCGGCAACACGACGGCCGCCAACTGCCAGTCGGAGGAGGGCGGGGAATGCCACCAGATCACCATCGAGATGAGCAACGCCCGCAGCTGCCTGAGCGGGACGGTGGTCGATGAGAACGCGGCGCCGGTGGCCGGGGCTCCGGTCTACGGGCTCTATGAGATGACGACCGGCCCGGGCTCGGTGATCGCTGAGTCGGGTGCCGACGGCACCTACTGCCTGGACCTCCCGCCGGTGGACGAGGTGGAGCTGCTCTCGGTGCATGAAGGCACCGCGGCTCAGGCCATCATCAGCCTGGACCCCGACGCCTTTACCGAGGCTGTCTGCGGCTCCGAGGGCTGCGAGGATGCCGGCGAGCTGGTGCTGGAGAGCGGAGCGACGACGTGTGTGGAGGGGAGCCTTAACTCCTACACGACGCAAGACAATGAGTATGTCGGCGTGCCCCGAGCCGACCAGCCCGTTTACATCTACCTCGGTGAGGTCCATCGTACCTGCGGCCCGGGTATAAACCCCGAAGATCGCGGCCAAATCCTGGCCCAGGGCATCACCGACGCCGATGGTGGCTTCGCGCTCGACCTGCCCCTGATGACCGACGTGCAGGTGACCGTGGTCATCGGTGAGTGCCACGAGCAGTTCGGCGCGGAATGCCTGGCGTTTGGCAATCAAGGCTCGGGCTCGGTGATCTTTGAGCTGCAGGGCATTGAGACCAGCGTCGAAGACGGGGGCTGCCAGGCGCTCGGCGAGTTCAGCACGCCGCCGATGTGCTACCAGGACTAA